The Chelatococcus sp. HY11 genome includes a window with the following:
- a CDS encoding phage major capsid protein produces the protein MLTRRLSAPFGVALFSLFAVACTVAFVVADPAMPARVASGFFDHQFVAATAVGLAALRSQRVEVVDQMRALITGAEAEDRDLSAEEQASYDELKARKASLDNRIQRSEELASSTAALDAVVPAAARHQGIVRSLGPEASREFESFGEFMHAVRFNPNDQRLNFVEGVGAQADENGLRSEMRMDNDASGGFMVPPQLRQVLLEVPPQEALVRPRAQIIPAGSPPDAGVTMPALDQTGANPANMYGGVEVKWIGEGEEKPETDAKLREITLTPHEVAGFVTITDKLLRNWQAAGAFVERLLRGAVASAEDFAFLRGSGVHQPLGVLNAGATAYVNRVGANHVVYKDLVAMVGKLLMRGGGQPIWSMPQSALVDIATLKDDLGNLIWHPNAREGFAGTLLGYPVRWNNRAPSLGTKGDILLADLSYYLVKDGSGPFVATSEHVKFTSNKTVIKIFWNVDGAPWLTAPIKEENGYTVSPFVGLDVPA, from the coding sequence ATGCTGACCCGCCGTCTTTCTGCGCCGTTTGGTGTGGCGCTTTTCAGCTTGTTCGCCGTGGCGTGCACAGTCGCTTTCGTGGTCGCCGATCCGGCGATGCCCGCCAGGGTGGCCTCCGGGTTTTTTGATCATCAGTTCGTGGCCGCCACCGCGGTTGGCCTTGCCGCTCTGCGCTCACAGCGCGTCGAAGTGGTCGATCAGATGCGCGCTCTGATTACTGGCGCCGAAGCGGAGGACCGCGACCTCAGTGCCGAGGAACAGGCGTCCTATGACGAGTTGAAGGCTCGGAAAGCCAGTCTGGATAACCGCATTCAGCGCAGCGAAGAGCTTGCCAGCTCGACCGCGGCGCTTGATGCGGTTGTCCCAGCAGCCGCTCGACACCAGGGCATTGTTCGCTCCCTCGGACCTGAGGCCTCGCGTGAATTCGAGAGCTTCGGCGAGTTCATGCATGCGGTTCGGTTCAATCCCAACGATCAGCGCCTGAACTTCGTGGAGGGTGTTGGCGCTCAGGCGGATGAGAATGGCCTGCGCTCCGAGATGCGGATGGATAACGACGCATCCGGCGGGTTCATGGTGCCGCCACAACTGCGCCAGGTTCTGCTTGAGGTCCCCCCGCAGGAGGCGCTTGTCCGCCCGAGGGCGCAGATCATCCCCGCGGGATCTCCGCCTGATGCGGGCGTAACCATGCCCGCGCTCGATCAGACCGGCGCAAACCCGGCCAATATGTATGGCGGCGTCGAGGTGAAGTGGATCGGCGAGGGCGAGGAGAAGCCCGAGACGGACGCCAAGCTCAGGGAAATCACCCTGACGCCTCACGAGGTGGCCGGTTTTGTCACCATCACGGACAAGCTGCTGCGAAATTGGCAGGCGGCCGGTGCATTCGTGGAGCGGCTGCTGCGCGGCGCGGTTGCATCGGCGGAGGATTTTGCATTCCTGCGCGGAAGTGGCGTGCACCAGCCTCTCGGCGTCTTGAATGCCGGGGCGACGGCCTATGTTAACCGCGTGGGCGCAAACCACGTGGTCTACAAAGACCTCGTGGCGATGGTCGGCAAGCTTCTCATGCGTGGCGGCGGCCAACCCATCTGGTCTATGCCGCAGTCTGCCCTGGTGGATATAGCCACGCTGAAGGACGACCTTGGAAACCTGATTTGGCATCCCAATGCGCGAGAAGGTTTCGCTGGCACTCTGCTTGGTTACCCGGTGCGCTGGAATAATCGCGCCCCGAGCCTCGGCACAAAGGGAGATATTCTTCTTGCCGACCTCTCGTACTACCTGGTCAAGGATGGCTCTGGCCCGTTCGTGGCGACCTCAGAGCATGTAAAATTCACCTCAAACAAGACGGTCATTAAGATTTTCTGGAATGTTGATGGTGCCCCCTGGCTGACGGCACCAATAAAAGAAGAAAACGGATACACGGTGTCGCCGTTTGTTGGCCTCGACGTCCCGGCTTAG